One genomic region from Bufo bufo chromosome 3, aBufBuf1.1, whole genome shotgun sequence encodes:
- the PAAF1 gene encoding proteasomal ATPase-associated factor 1 codes for MAARIYLQSDWAHSLRKVEGEAWVSCKIPGKPTVYGTLKCGGIGPGGIPEITSSEEFSVLEVTKKSLLVSCPAENISSKFLAPYTSFSRVHQKSVTCLDLSCGGGLGVSTSTDGSMKIWQTNNGETRRVLEGHVYDVNCCMFFPSGMVVLSGGMDAQVKIWSVEDASCPVTFKGHKAGILDLAVVDRGRNVASCSRDGTARLWDCGKSTCLAVVADCGAAINGISVGVADNTIDLGTPETPPSDREIGTEGKLLLLAREDKKLEGVSLQSRQSVFTFDGSDSFNCCTFLFGVNILGGSQDGNIYQLDLRNTKVPVQVVSKSGAPVLSLAPFREGFIASQGDGTCFILQQDLDHVLELTEPDCDPVYKVAVSEKFAYTCCRDGIIRKYQLTDL; via the exons ATGGCCGCCAGGATTTACCTACAGAGTGACTGGGCTCACAGCTTGAG GAAGGTGGAAGGAGAGGCGTGGGTGTCGTGTAAGATCCCAG GGAAGCCCACGGTCTACGGCACCCTGAAGTGTGGAGGGATCGGCCCAGGTGGGATCCCGGAAATCACATCTTCGGAGGAGTTTTCGGTCCTTGAAGTCACTAAG AAGAGTCTCCTCGTCTCCTGTCCTGCCGAGAACATCTCCAGTAAATTTCTGGCTCCTTACACCAGCTTCTCAAGAGTCCACCAGAAAAGT GTCACATGTCTTGATCTTTCCTGTGGGGGGGGACTCGGCGTCTCCACCAGTACAGATGGCTCGATGAAGATCTGGCAGACCAATAATGGAGAGACACGA AGAGTCCTAGAAGGTCACGTCTATGACGTCAATTGCTGCATGTTCTTCCCTTCTGGTATGGTGGTCCTAAGTGGTGGCATGGACGCACAGGTGAAGATCTGGTCTGTGGAGGATGCCAGCTGCCCGGTCACCTTTAAAGGACATAAAGCAG GTATCCTGGATTTGGCCGTGGTCGATCGGGGAAGAAACGTTGCGTCCTGTTCCAGAGATGGTACGGCCAGATTATGGGACTGCGGTAAATCCACGTGCCTTGCCGTTGTGGCGGACTGCGGGGCCGCCATTAACGGGATCTCCGTCGGTGTTGCTGATAACACCATAGACCTGGGAACTCCAGAAACTCCCCCGA GTGACCGGGAAataggaactgaaggaaagttactGCTGCTGGCGAGAGAGGATAAGAAGCTGGAGGGCGTGAGTCTGCAGAGCCGCCAATCC GTCTTCACCTTTGACGGCTCCGATTCCTTTAATTGCTGCACTTTCCTCTTCGGCGTGAACATCTTAGGAGGGAGTCAGGACGGTAACATCTACCAGCTGGACCTCAGGAACACAAA aGTCCCTGTGCAGGTCGTGTCCAAGTCAGGGGCACCGGTTCTATCGCTGGCGCCGTTCAGGGAAGGTTTCATCGCCAGTCAAG GGGACGGGACGTGCTTCATCCTCCAGCAGGATCTAGATCATGTTCTGGAGCTGACGGAACCAGACTGTGACCCCGTGTACAAG GTCGCAGTCTCTGAGAAGTTTGCCTATACTTGCTGCAGGGACGGGATTATCCGCAAATACCAGCTGACCGATCTCTGA
- the LOC120996539 gene encoding cytochrome c oxidase assembly factor 4 homolog, mitochondrial isoform X1, producing the protein MASAGASDRETADNCGRVNMSAPAPQPHNRSRKPPQKEEEEEADPVDEMISRTGCTAFHYAVQECMAEHQDWRRCQDQVRDFRNCMQDYQKGRMEELKKKKRGPQTDS; encoded by the exons ATGGCGTCCGCCGGTGCTTCAGACAGGGAAACCGCAGACAATTGCGGAAGAG TAAACATGTCCGCCCCCGCGCCTCAGCCTCACAACCGCAGCCGCAAGCCGccgcagaaggaggaggaggaggaggcggatccGGTGGATGAGATGATCTCGCGGACCGGCTGTACGGCCTTTCACTATGCGGTGCAGGAGTGTATGGCCGAGCACCAGGACTGGAGGCGCTGCCAGGACCAAGTGCGGGACTTCAGGAACTGCATGCAGGACTATCAGAAGGGGAGGATGGAGGaactgaagaagaagaagagggggccaCAAACCGATTCCTAG
- the LOC120996539 gene encoding cytochrome c oxidase assembly factor 4 homolog, mitochondrial isoform X2 yields MSAPAPQPHNRSRKPPQKEEEEEADPVDEMISRTGCTAFHYAVQECMAEHQDWRRCQDQVRDFRNCMQDYQKGRMEELKKKKRGPQTDS; encoded by the coding sequence ATGTCCGCCCCCGCGCCTCAGCCTCACAACCGCAGCCGCAAGCCGccgcagaaggaggaggaggaggaggcggatccGGTGGATGAGATGATCTCGCGGACCGGCTGTACGGCCTTTCACTATGCGGTGCAGGAGTGTATGGCCGAGCACCAGGACTGGAGGCGCTGCCAGGACCAAGTGCGGGACTTCAGGAACTGCATGCAGGACTATCAGAAGGGGAGGATGGAGGaactgaagaagaagaagagggggccaCAAACCGATTCCTAG